One genomic region from Leptolyngbyaceae cyanobacterium JSC-12 encodes:
- a CDS encoding RNA methyltransferase, TrmH family, group 1 (IMG reference gene:2510098135~PFAM: SpoU rRNA Methylase family~TIGRFAM: RNA methyltransferase, TrmH family, group 1), which produces MSSSVLQAIRIVLVEPAGSLNVGSVARVMKNMGLSYLVLVNPDCDHLGTEARQMAVHAVDVLERSRVVTTLPDGLRGCRRAIAATGRPWSPTITLEDPRDALPWLLEPAAESDSMALIFGPEDRGLSNEELNYAHRFVYIPSNPNYPSLNLAQAVGICCYELYQCGRKQEVGTRSQESEARKSCRKDKQGKGNEEDKELGSQRVQERITLSPSCSSTPSTSSSSTSPFPIPYSPSPISYLPSLPSAPLDELEEFYQRLEVLLLEVGYLYPHTVSSRMRKFRRLFNRAMPTSEEVAMLRGVLRQVGWALKQGKQR; this is translated from the coding sequence ATGTCCTCATCTGTTCTGCAAGCTATTCGGATTGTCTTGGTTGAGCCAGCTGGATCATTGAATGTGGGTTCTGTGGCGCGGGTGATGAAGAATATGGGGCTGAGTTATCTGGTTCTGGTGAACCCTGATTGTGACCATTTGGGGACAGAAGCGCGACAGATGGCGGTTCATGCAGTGGATGTGTTGGAGCGATCGCGGGTGGTGACAACGCTGCCGGATGGGTTGAGGGGATGTCGGCGGGCGATCGCGGCAACGGGACGCCCATGGTCTCCCACAATCACGCTAGAAGATCCCCGTGATGCCCTTCCCTGGCTGCTAGAACCTGCTGCTGAATCAGACAGCATGGCATTAATCTTTGGTCCTGAAGATCGCGGGTTGAGCAATGAAGAATTGAATTACGCCCATCGGTTTGTTTACATTCCATCTAATCCGAACTATCCCTCGCTTAACCTGGCCCAAGCAGTAGGGATTTGCTGTTATGAGTTGTATCAATGTGGACGTAAACAGGAAGTAGGAACTAGAAGCCAGGAGTCAGAAGCCAGAAAGAGCTGTAGGAAGGATAAGCAAGGTAAGGGAAATGAGGAAGATAAGGAGCTAGGGAGTCAGAGAGTTCAAGAACGCATAACACTATCTCCCTCTTGCTCTTCTACCCCCTCTACCTCATCATCTTCAACTTCCCCATTCCCCATTCCCTATTCTCCATCTCCCATTTCCTATCTCCCATCCCTGCCCTCAGCCCCTCTGGATGAATTGGAAGAGTTTTATCAACGGCTTGAAGTGCTGCTTTTGGAGGTAGGGTACTTGTATCCCCATACGGTCAGTAGCCGAATGAGGAAGTTCCGTCGTTTGTTCAATCGGGCAATGCCAACCAGTGAGGAAGTGGCAATGTTGCGGGGGGTTCTAAGGCAGGTGGGTTGGGCGCTTAAGCAGGGAAAGCAACGTTAA
- a CDS encoding hypothetical protein (IMG reference gene:2510098134), which yields MGEYHETVVFEQLIEQGAVKRSGVGRPRLRPKRVSGDQGYSSGRTRRYLRRKRICITISCERSEGRRGKFVKTLHCERRQIERCFNIDSSFYHVMATALEQTLVG from the coding sequence GTGGGCGAATACCACGAAACCGTGGTGTTCGAGCAACTGATAGAGCAAGGAGCGGTAAAACGCTCTGGAGTTGGACGACCTCGATTGCGTCCGAAGCGGGTGAGTGGGGACCAGGGTTATAGCAGTGGCAGAACTCGCCGCTATCTGCGAAGAAAACGGATTTGCATCACCATTTCGTGCGAGCGGAGTGAAGGGCGACGGGGTAAGTTTGTCAAGACTCTACATTGTGAGCGCAGACAGATTGAGCGCTGTTTCAATATTGACTCTAGCTTCTACCATGTTATGGCTACTGCTTTGGAACAGACCTTAGTAGGGTGA
- a CDS encoding ammonium transporter ((TC 1.A.11); IMG reference gene:2510098133~PFAM: Ammonium Transporter Family~TIGRFAM: ammonium transporter) yields the protein MVSRSMLKKQSTRRRRQPSLGRVSKWLSPDWYAKKLAPSAQACIPLAILIVLAWGYAGVAQNAPTLESVAETTNTLKVGLDTMWVLVAGMLVFFMNAGFCMLETGFCRQKNAVNVLAKNLIVFGLSTIAFWAIGFGLMFSDGNPFMGMGGFFLAGPDNSPATGDGYKGIFTALNWTGVPLLAKFFFQLVFAGTAATIVSGAVAERIKFVDFLIFSLLLVGISYPITGHWIWGGGWLQTMGFWDFAGSTVVHSVGGWAALMGAAFLGPRIGKYNSDGTPNALPAHNMSIATLGCLILWLGWFGFNPGSTMGVGDGALISHVAITTNTAAAFGGVAATITAWLVLGKPDLSMVINGILAGLVAITAPCAFVTVPASAVIGAIGGVIVVFSVGFFDRIKIDDPVGATSVHLVCGAWGTLAVGLFAVGPSDQPGALYSAGPEAGLLLGGGLIQLWHQFVGVMAVGGFTVLVSTIFWVILKSTLGIRVTEEEELLGLDIGEHGMEAYAGFVKESTASVPGATGISSGTVARNY from the coding sequence ATGGTATCTAGATCAATGCTCAAGAAGCAGTCAACACGGAGGAGACGACAACCTTCCCTTGGTCGGGTAAGTAAGTGGCTGTCTCCTGATTGGTACGCCAAAAAATTGGCTCCCAGTGCCCAAGCCTGTATTCCCCTCGCTATCTTGATTGTTTTGGCGTGGGGTTATGCAGGTGTCGCACAGAATGCCCCAACGCTAGAAAGCGTTGCTGAAACAACCAATACCCTTAAAGTCGGTCTGGATACGATGTGGGTGCTGGTTGCAGGGATGCTGGTGTTCTTTATGAATGCGGGCTTCTGTATGCTAGAGACTGGTTTTTGCCGTCAGAAGAATGCGGTTAATGTGCTGGCAAAGAACCTGATTGTCTTTGGTCTGTCCACAATCGCGTTTTGGGCGATCGGGTTCGGGCTAATGTTCAGCGATGGGAACCCTTTCATGGGTATGGGTGGCTTCTTCCTGGCAGGTCCAGACAACAGCCCTGCTACAGGTGATGGTTACAAGGGCATCTTTACTGCACTTAACTGGACAGGAGTCCCGTTGTTAGCGAAATTCTTCTTCCAGCTTGTGTTTGCTGGAACAGCGGCAACGATTGTTTCTGGGGCAGTTGCTGAGCGAATCAAGTTTGTTGACTTTTTGATCTTCAGCTTGTTGCTCGTAGGTATTTCTTATCCTATTACAGGTCACTGGATCTGGGGTGGTGGCTGGCTCCAAACAATGGGCTTCTGGGATTTTGCAGGCTCCACCGTTGTACACTCGGTAGGTGGCTGGGCAGCTCTAATGGGTGCTGCATTTTTGGGTCCTCGTATTGGCAAGTACAACTCAGACGGAACCCCCAATGCATTGCCTGCCCACAATATGAGTATCGCAACCTTAGGTTGCCTGATTCTCTGGCTGGGTTGGTTTGGATTTAACCCTGGTTCCACTATGGGTGTTGGCGATGGCGCTCTGATTTCTCACGTTGCTATTACGACTAACACTGCCGCTGCCTTTGGTGGAGTTGCTGCAACCATTACAGCCTGGCTCGTTCTCGGTAAGCCAGATTTGTCAATGGTGATCAACGGCATTTTGGCTGGTCTGGTTGCAATTACAGCACCCTGTGCCTTCGTTACGGTACCAGCTTCTGCAGTTATTGGGGCAATTGGTGGTGTTATCGTCGTCTTCTCGGTTGGATTCTTTGACCGCATTAAGATTGATGACCCGGTAGGTGCAACCTCAGTTCACCTAGTTTGTGGCGCTTGGGGTACCCTGGCAGTTGGTCTCTTTGCGGTTGGTCCGAGTGATCAACCTGGTGCTTTATATTCTGCTGGTCCTGAAGCAGGCTTATTGCTGGGTGGTGGGTTGATTCAACTTTGGCACCAGTTTGTTGGAGTGATGGCAGTTGGTGGTTTTACTGTCCTGGTTTCCACTATCTTCTGGGTCATCTTGAAGTCAACTCTGGGTATTCGCGTAACCGAGGAAGAGGAACTTCTGGGGCTGGATATTGGTGAGCACGGGATGGAAGCCTATGCCGGTTTCGTGAAGGAAAGTACTGCCTCTGTACCTGGCGCAACAGGCATTTCCTCAGGCACTGTCGCTCGAAACTACTAG
- a CDS encoding lysophospholipase L1-like esterase (IMG reference gene:2510098132~PFAM: GDSL-like Lipase/Acylhydrolase), producing MLGTLLFSQRENLTVSSEVNASTVESSQSTVESSQSADLAQVRKLQDGLSQLPTDVQAEWGAHHKLTYEQWVMLLRREAAAIAQKHPPQLHILAGDSLSLWFPTELLPNGGTWLNQGISGETSYGLLRRVKLLDNNRPQTIFVMIGINDLIRGVREETLLANQREIIRHLKTNHPSAMIVMQSILPHGGDRASRRYLASVKGDPATGQNPHPLWVKRLPLISNQRIRRLNQRLSLIAKEEKVQFLDLHDLFTDEQGYLHDKFTTDGLHLSYAGYALWRSQLERFLPQPSQAIVSH from the coding sequence ATGCTGGGAACTTTACTCTTCAGCCAGCGGGAGAATTTGACAGTTTCGTCTGAAGTGAACGCTTCCACAGTTGAATCATCTCAATCCACAGTTGAATCATCTCAATCCGCTGATTTGGCTCAAGTTCGGAAATTACAGGATGGGTTATCTCAATTACCAACGGATGTGCAGGCTGAGTGGGGAGCACACCATAAGCTAACGTATGAACAGTGGGTCATGTTGTTGAGGCGTGAAGCGGCTGCGATCGCTCAAAAGCATCCACCTCAACTTCACATTCTGGCAGGAGACTCACTTAGTTTATGGTTCCCGACTGAATTGCTGCCCAATGGTGGCACCTGGCTGAATCAGGGAATTTCTGGAGAAACGTCTTATGGGTTACTCCGTCGCGTCAAGCTACTTGATAACAATCGACCTCAAACGATTTTTGTCATGATTGGAATTAACGATCTGATTCGGGGTGTACGGGAAGAGACCTTACTTGCGAATCAACGAGAAATTATTCGCCATCTAAAAACTAATCATCCCAGTGCCATGATCGTTATGCAGTCAATATTGCCGCACGGGGGCGATCGCGCCAGTCGTCGTTATCTGGCATCTGTGAAAGGTGATCCCGCCACTGGACAAAATCCCCATCCACTCTGGGTAAAACGCTTACCACTGATTTCCAATCAGCGCATTCGCCGGTTAAATCAACGCTTATCCCTGATTGCTAAAGAAGAGAAGGTACAATTTCTGGATTTGCATGATTTATTCACGGATGAGCAGGGCTATCTGCATGACAAGTTCACCACCGATGGGCTACACCTGAGTTACGCAGGATACGCACTTTGGCGATCGCAACTCGAACGCTTTCTGCCCCAACCTTCCCAGGCAATTGTCTCTCATTAG